A region from the Mucilaginibacter sp. CSA2-8R genome encodes:
- a CDS encoding polysaccharide biosynthesis/export family protein: MNKLKPGNLLLLFFVLSISFSSCVSVKDLRYFQDISDSTKLNSIALPAYHEPKIHSFDILSVAVQAKDPTLVANINAAAAPSGATASSTSGGPDLSGYMVDSLGYIEMPVLGSIKVGGLTVAQATDVVKLRAQQYIVDPIIVLRNKSFRVTVLGEAVSPGVKYLTAPKANILDLLGVTGDLNVGAQRNNILLLRHNDNNTLSTIRLDLTNTKILKSQYFYLQSNDVIYVEPNKQKAIASDVVFTRNLGFVTIGLSLVSTFLFLFRK, encoded by the coding sequence ATGAACAAGCTTAAACCGGGCAATCTCTTACTCCTCTTTTTTGTACTTTCAATTTCATTTTCGTCTTGTGTAAGTGTAAAAGATTTAAGGTACTTTCAGGATATTTCTGATTCAACCAAGCTCAATAGTATTGCACTTCCGGCCTATCATGAGCCTAAAATTCATTCGTTTGACATTCTTTCTGTAGCTGTTCAAGCCAAAGATCCTACGCTTGTTGCAAATATTAATGCGGCAGCTGCTCCATCAGGCGCTACGGCATCATCTACCAGCGGCGGGCCAGACTTGTCTGGTTACATGGTTGATAGTTTAGGTTACATTGAAATGCCGGTTTTAGGTTCTATCAAAGTGGGTGGTCTTACGGTAGCCCAGGCAACAGATGTAGTTAAGCTTAGGGCTCAGCAATATATTGTTGATCCCATTATAGTACTTAGAAATAAAAGCTTCCGTGTAACTGTGTTGGGCGAAGCGGTCTCGCCTGGTGTAAAGTACCTTACTGCACCAAAAGCTAATATCCTTGATTTGCTTGGGGTTACTGGTGACTTGAATGTTGGCGCACAACGAAACAATATTTTACTTTTGCGTCACAACGACAATAACACGCTCAGTACCATACGGCTTGATTTAACTAATACAAAAATTTTAAAATCGCAATACTTCTATCTTCAAAGTAACGATGTGATTTATGTGGAGCCTAATAAACAAAAAGCAATTGCTTCTGACGTCGTATTTACCAGGAATTTAGGTTTTGTTACCATTGGACTTTCTTTAGTTTCAACCTTTTTATTTTTATTTAGAAAATAG
- a CDS encoding polysaccharide biosynthesis tyrosine autokinase, translated as MAELNNVNVAERDFSVENEQKFNVLEILHRALRYWYLFVICIALGVAGAIIIGKLTTAIWSITGQIIINDDSNNGMSSQGGGGQYSSILPVKNNSKNKLEIITSRTLISRVVRKTNFNIRILGDFKYKTAEIYNEAPFSVSVIYKNAYFPKQTYKVNVLNYEYFSIGPDTEKPTMKKTRWGDTVDLGYLRLALNKRPNFLTGTFKIEVKNEDEAIDDFYGDFSAMFTDKFSSSIGLTFNYTEPNKGRAILDTLMANFLTEDTQYKKRTADSTLRFIDARVNSVYRDLDAIQTKLSNFLQAHNMIEPATKADALTTSQNVYQNNADQQEIQIKLVEQMENILNSPETKVIPPSVTVNNGSVVSNIDTYNDLVNKRIALKQSLTDANPLVKSVDDQMKHTRAALLAGLASYKNSLNISRNQVQANETKVTKQIGAVPGVKKDYEDIMRQKASKEALYSFLLQRREEVAISNTSTVTDAQITQHALPNFTPIKPVKSKLLTMGLMLGLIFPTVFVAAKELLNKKVISKFDLESRTKIPIAGEIGHNDSDNALVITEGTRTMVSEQFRSLRTNLQYLISSDKSNVILVTSTMSGEGKTFMSLNLGNSLALAGKKVVILEFDLRKPKLSSSLGLEYTNGYTNFIITNSTDYQSIIKPLWTNPNCFLISSGPVPPNPTELLMSEKLDAMISYLKSEFDYVIIDTAPVGAVSDGLLVEKFTDVTLYVVRQNYTEKGQLSIVNDLAGIGKIRNPYLIINDIKSSYKGYGYGYNYGYGYDYGIEKKKSGFFSKLFS; from the coding sequence ATGGCCGAGCTTAATAATGTTAACGTAGCAGAAAGGGATTTTTCGGTTGAAAATGAACAGAAGTTCAATGTGTTAGAAATTCTGCACCGGGCTTTAAGGTACTGGTATCTATTTGTGATTTGTATTGCACTTGGTGTGGCTGGAGCTATCATTATTGGTAAGCTTACTACGGCAATATGGAGTATTACCGGGCAAATTATCATTAATGATGATTCTAATAATGGGATGTCATCTCAAGGTGGCGGAGGGCAATACTCTTCTATTCTGCCGGTCAAAAACAATTCCAAAAATAAGCTCGAAATCATTACTTCTCGTACCCTGATTAGTAGAGTTGTTCGAAAAACCAACTTTAACATCCGCATTTTAGGTGATTTTAAATATAAAACAGCAGAAATTTATAATGAGGCTCCCTTCAGTGTAAGTGTAATATATAAAAACGCTTATTTTCCAAAACAGACTTATAAAGTTAATGTACTTAATTACGAATATTTTAGTATAGGGCCTGATACCGAAAAGCCCACGATGAAGAAAACGCGCTGGGGAGATACAGTCGACTTGGGATATTTAAGATTGGCTTTAAACAAACGTCCTAATTTTTTAACGGGCACTTTCAAAATAGAAGTTAAAAACGAAGATGAAGCAATTGATGATTTTTATGGTGATTTCAGTGCAATGTTCACTGATAAGTTTTCGAGTTCAATCGGTTTAACGTTTAACTATACTGAACCTAATAAAGGCAGGGCTATTTTAGATACTTTAATGGCTAACTTTCTTACTGAGGATACCCAGTATAAAAAGAGAACAGCTGATAGTACACTGAGATTTATTGATGCCAGGGTTAATTCTGTATACAGGGATTTGGATGCTATTCAAACCAAACTCAGTAATTTCCTGCAGGCACACAATATGATTGAACCTGCCACCAAGGCAGATGCACTAACAACCAGTCAAAATGTATATCAAAATAATGCCGATCAGCAGGAGATCCAAATCAAACTGGTTGAGCAGATGGAGAATATTTTAAACTCTCCGGAAACTAAAGTTATACCACCGAGTGTTACTGTTAATAATGGTTCGGTAGTGTCAAACATTGATACCTACAACGATTTGGTTAACAAACGAATAGCACTAAAGCAGTCATTAACCGATGCAAACCCGCTGGTTAAAAGTGTTGACGACCAAATGAAGCACACTCGCGCTGCACTACTTGCAGGTTTGGCATCTTACAAAAACAGTCTTAATATTTCACGTAACCAGGTTCAAGCCAACGAAACGAAAGTGACCAAGCAAATTGGTGCTGTTCCTGGAGTAAAAAAGGATTATGAAGATATTATGCGCCAGAAGGCGAGTAAAGAAGCTTTATATAGTTTTTTACTTCAGCGGCGTGAAGAGGTAGCGATATCAAATACATCAACGGTAACCGATGCTCAAATTACGCAGCATGCTTTACCTAATTTTACACCAATTAAACCCGTAAAATCTAAACTTTTAACTATGGGTTTAATGCTTGGCTTGATATTTCCTACAGTTTTTGTAGCGGCCAAGGAGCTTTTAAATAAAAAAGTGATCAGCAAGTTTGATTTAGAGTCGAGAACCAAAATTCCAATCGCTGGCGAAATTGGTCATAATGATTCAGATAATGCTTTGGTAATTACAGAAGGTACCCGTACTATGGTTTCAGAACAATTCAGAAGCCTTCGAACCAACCTGCAGTATTTAATTAGCTCTGATAAATCGAATGTAATTTTAGTAACCTCAACGATGAGTGGCGAAGGAAAGACATTTATGTCGCTAAACTTGGGTAATTCTTTAGCATTAGCAGGCAAAAAAGTAGTTATCTTAGAATTTGACCTTCGTAAGCCCAAACTCTCCTCAAGTTTAGGTCTGGAGTATACTAACGGTTATACTAATTTTATCATAACCAATTCAACAGATTATCAAAGCATTATTAAGCCGCTCTGGACAAATCCAAACTGCTTCTTAATTTCCTCAGGTCCTGTTCCGCCAAACCCCACTGAGTTACTCATGAGCGAAAAGCTGGATGCCATGATCAGCTATCTAAAATCTGAGTTTGATTACGTTATTATTGATACCGCTCCAGTGGGTGCGGTTTCGGACGGATTGCTGGTTGAAAAATTCACTGATGTTACTTTATACGTAGTAAGGCAGAATTACACCGAAAAAGGGCAGCTGTCTATCGTAAACGATTTGGCTGGCATAGGTAAGATAAGAAATCCATACCTAATTATAAATGATATTAAGTCAAGCTATAAAGGTTATGGTTACGGTTACAACTATGGTTATGGTTATGACTATGGAATTGAAAAGAAAAAGAGCGGATTTTTTTCAAAGCTATTTAGTTAA
- a CDS encoding ABC transporter permease has product MWLFVRRDFVAQFKQTILGPIWHLIQPLFTTLTYLLVFNKIAKIPSDGIEPTLFYLSGIAIWTYFSTCLTNTSNTFVGNASIFGKVYFPRLVLPLSIVISNMAKFGIQFGLLLLTMILFYFTKGTPIVFSVYWLTIPLLVCLLAGIGLGCGIVVSSFTTKYRDFALLLVFIVQLGMYVTPIIYPLSFLQNSSYKWIVLANPLTPITEAFRFALFGKGTVQLGGLLYSVAFMFVSLFVGAIFFNKVEKTFMDTV; this is encoded by the coding sequence ATGTGGCTTTTTGTTCGCAGAGATTTCGTTGCGCAATTTAAGCAAACCATTTTAGGTCCTATCTGGCATCTTATTCAGCCATTGTTTACTACACTTACTTATTTACTTGTATTTAACAAAATTGCTAAAATACCAAGCGACGGTATAGAGCCGACTTTATTTTATTTGTCGGGCATTGCTATTTGGACGTATTTTTCTACCTGTTTAACAAATACTTCAAATACGTTTGTAGGTAATGCTTCAATTTTTGGTAAAGTGTATTTTCCAAGGTTGGTTTTACCTTTATCTATCGTTATATCAAATATGGCTAAGTTTGGAATACAATTCGGCCTGTTGCTTTTAACGATGATACTTTTTTACTTTACCAAAGGTACACCTATTGTTTTTTCAGTTTACTGGCTTACTATACCGCTTTTAGTGTGCTTGCTGGCAGGTATCGGATTAGGTTGCGGAATTGTGGTATCTTCATTTACTACAAAATACCGCGACTTTGCTCTTTTATTAGTCTTCATTGTTCAGTTAGGCATGTATGTTACGCCTATTATCTATCCTTTGTCTTTTTTACAAAATTCCTCTTATAAATGGATTGTGCTTGCAAATCCTTTAACCCCAATAACTGAAGCATTTAGGTTTGCGTTATTTGGTAAAGGCACTGTACAATTGGGAGGATTACTATACAGCGTTGCCTTCATGTTTGTGTCTCTATTTGTAGGTGCAATCTTTTTTAATAAAGTGGAAAAGACATTTATGGATACCGTATAA
- a CDS encoding ABC transporter ATP-binding protein — protein MSKVVIKVEDLSKQYRLGEIGTGSLAHDINRWWYNVRGKEDPYLKIGETNDRTKVGNSQYVWSLKDIDFSIKQGDAVGIIGRNGAGKSTLLKVLSRVTAPTTGSVKVKGRIASLLEVGTGFHPDLSGRDNIFLNGAILGMRKDEIKRKFDEIVDFAGVERYVDTPVKRYSSGMYVRLAFAVAAHLESEILIVDEVLAVGDSEFQKKCLGKMDDVSKGEGRTVLFVSHNMASIKNLCTSGIYLKNGGLEYSGGIDQAIAMYSDFYANNLSSEYDCTESKKPIHIKHASLRSNGKKVSEVDSTMANLELYCEIQSNIQAEELMTGFTVYDSNGLALLSTSHFKISNFSGNVIKAAVQIPLYNLKPGAYYIDGGVWNKDAMLDLQDHLFSFKVVEEDKKNKESKGIILVPDTWSHVS, from the coding sequence ATGAGTAAAGTAGTAATTAAGGTTGAAGATCTCTCTAAACAATATCGGTTAGGTGAAATCGGGACGGGCTCGCTGGCTCACGATATCAACCGTTGGTGGTATAATGTTAGAGGGAAAGAAGATCCTTATTTAAAAATAGGTGAAACCAACGACCGGACCAAGGTTGGCAATAGTCAATATGTATGGTCTTTAAAAGATATAGATTTTTCTATAAAGCAAGGTGATGCTGTAGGTATCATTGGGCGTAACGGTGCAGGTAAAAGTACTTTGTTAAAAGTGCTTAGCCGTGTTACTGCTCCTACTACCGGATCAGTAAAAGTAAAAGGGCGTATTGCCAGTTTATTAGAAGTAGGTACGGGTTTTCACCCTGATTTAAGCGGACGCGACAATATATTTTTAAACGGCGCTATTTTAGGGATGCGCAAAGACGAAATAAAACGCAAGTTTGACGAAATTGTAGATTTCGCAGGCGTTGAGCGTTATGTAGATACGCCGGTAAAACGTTACTCATCGGGTATGTACGTACGTCTTGCTTTTGCTGTAGCAGCGCACTTAGAGTCTGAAATTCTTATTGTTGACGAAGTTTTAGCGGTAGGCGATTCTGAGTTCCAAAAGAAGTGCTTGGGCAAAATGGACGACGTAAGTAAAGGTGAGGGTAGAACCGTTTTATTCGTAAGCCATAACATGGCTTCGATAAAAAATTTATGTACCTCAGGTATATACCTAAAAAACGGTGGTTTGGAATATTCAGGCGGGATAGATCAAGCAATAGCGATGTACTCAGATTTTTATGCTAATAATCTTTCTTCTGAGTACGATTGCACAGAAAGCAAAAAACCGATACATATTAAACATGCTTCATTGAGAAGTAACGGTAAAAAGGTAAGTGAGGTGGATTCAACAATGGCTAACCTTGAATTATATTGCGAAATTCAAAGTAACATCCAGGCCGAAGAACTGATGACCGGATTTACCGTTTATGATTCAAATGGGTTAGCGTTATTATCGACATCACATTTTAAAATATCAAATTTTAGCGGTAATGTTATAAAGGCGGCTGTTCAAATACCTTTGTATAATTTAAAGCCTGGGGCCTATTACATTGATGGTGGAGTGTGGAATAAAGATGCAATGCTTGATTTACAAGATCACTTATTCTCGTTTAAAGTAGTAGAAGAAGATAAGAAAAATAAAGAAAGTAAGGGTATAATACTTGTACCTGACACTTGGAGTCATGTTTCTTAA